One genomic window of Paraburkholderia acidiphila includes the following:
- a CDS encoding acyl-CoA thioesterase, with translation MNRPVTVARSGYRHFLPIGTRWMDNDVYGHVNNVVYYSYFDTVVNEYLIRAGALDIEHGTTIGLVVETQCNYFAPLVFPERVEAGLRVARLGSSSVRYEVGLFREGEEAPAAQGHFVHVYVDRATRRPVSALPDALRTALEPLVVER, from the coding sequence ATGAACCGACCCGTCACCGTCGCCCGCTCCGGGTATCGCCATTTCCTGCCGATCGGCACGCGCTGGATGGACAACGATGTCTACGGCCACGTGAACAACGTCGTCTACTACAGCTACTTCGACACCGTGGTGAACGAGTATCTGATCCGCGCGGGCGCGCTCGACATCGAACACGGCACGACGATCGGGCTCGTGGTCGAAACGCAGTGCAACTACTTCGCGCCGCTCGTGTTTCCGGAGCGCGTGGAGGCGGGGCTGCGGGTGGCGCGGCTCGGTTCGTCGAGCGTGCGCTATGAGGTTGGCCTCTTTCGCGAAGGCGAGGAGGCGCCGGCGGCGCAGGGGCATTTCGTGCACGTCTACGTCGATCGCGCGACGCGCCGGCCCGTGAGCGCATTGCCCGATGCGCTGCGCACGGCGCTCGAGCCGCTCGTTGTCGAGCGCTAA
- a CDS encoding ATP adenylyltransferase family protein: protein MATLREAIERQTALALACGALHPIETAHTFIDDGGMRFYVRVAGNLARKEAARLTPQTVVASGSQPPRDPFLPYEPDLFVGDLTPTHVALLNKFNVIDQHLLIVTRRYEPQEAVLDAADFTALIAALREIDGLAFYNGGAAAGASQPHKHLQMVPLPLAGEGPHVTPLEALLGSAQTVHGARPIAIVPGLAFRHAFARLDLGRGKGITDDAVHVALDCYRALLDAAGVPAIDVGGVAHQGAPYNLLVTRQWMLVVPRTAECVEGISVNSLGFAGSFFVRNAAQLQTLTQLGPMTALERVSVAR from the coding sequence CGGCGCGCTGCACCCCATCGAGACCGCGCATACCTTCATCGACGATGGCGGCATGCGTTTCTATGTGCGCGTGGCCGGGAATCTTGCGCGCAAGGAGGCAGCGCGGCTCACGCCGCAGACTGTGGTTGCGTCTGGTTCGCAACCGCCGCGCGATCCGTTTTTGCCGTACGAGCCCGATCTCTTCGTTGGCGATCTGACGCCCACGCACGTCGCGCTGCTCAACAAGTTCAACGTGATCGACCAGCACCTGCTGATCGTGACGCGTCGCTACGAGCCGCAGGAAGCGGTGCTCGACGCGGCGGACTTCACGGCGCTGATCGCGGCGCTGCGCGAGATCGACGGTCTCGCGTTCTACAACGGCGGCGCGGCCGCAGGCGCGAGCCAGCCGCACAAACATCTGCAGATGGTGCCGCTGCCGCTCGCGGGCGAGGGGCCTCATGTGACGCCCCTCGAAGCCTTGCTCGGCAGCGCACAGACGGTTCACGGCGCACGTCCCATCGCGATCGTGCCAGGGCTTGCGTTTCGCCATGCGTTCGCGCGCCTCGATCTCGGCCGCGGCAAGGGCATCACCGACGATGCTGTGCACGTCGCGCTCGACTGCTATCGCGCGCTGCTCGATGCAGCGGGCGTACCTGCCATCGATGTAGGCGGCGTCGCGCATCAGGGCGCGCCTTACAACCTGCTCGTCACGCGCCAATGGATGCTGGTCGTGCCACGCACAGCGGAATGCGTCGAGGGTATCTCGGTGAACTCGCTCGGCTTTGCAGGTTCGTTCTTCGTGCGCAACGCAGCGCAGCTGCAGACGCTCACGCAACTCGGCCCGATGACGGCGCTCGAACGCGTGAGCGTGGCACGCTAA
- a CDS encoding YbfB/YjiJ family MFS transporter codes for MNDYVPGAVHVAEPRPYAGRRAALACMVTLAVALGVGRFAFTPLLPLMLHGGALDLRHGGWLASLNYAGYFVGAISCVALRMAPAKIVRAGLVATVLLTLAMGLTQQFWIWATVRFVAGAVSAWTFVFASQWGLRRLAQLGANEWGGVIYTGPGVGIIATGLFVSAAGGLGARTGWIGFGLISALLAALVWSTFGEDMRALAPRAAASTTASVAHEDHESRRTDAFWLVLLYGVPGFGYIITATFLPVIARHALPGSAWPDLFWPMFGAALIAGALLAARLPLHWDNRVMLAGAYVLQAVGIALGIVWPNAAGFSFGSVLIGLPFTAITLFAMREARLLRGEHAAALMGYATAAYGIGQIAGPLVAAPLAASTGSFSPSLWLAAGALLAGAAGLVWRVRHTRETAR; via the coding sequence ATGAACGATTACGTCCCCGGCGCCGTCCACGTTGCCGAGCCACGCCCGTACGCCGGGCGCCGCGCGGCGTTGGCCTGCATGGTCACCCTCGCTGTCGCGCTGGGCGTCGGGCGTTTCGCCTTTACGCCGCTTCTGCCGCTGATGCTGCACGGCGGCGCACTCGACCTGCGTCATGGCGGCTGGCTCGCATCGCTGAACTACGCGGGCTACTTCGTTGGCGCGATCAGTTGCGTCGCGTTGCGCATGGCCCCCGCGAAGATCGTGCGCGCGGGTCTCGTGGCCACGGTGCTCCTCACGCTCGCGATGGGCCTCACCCAGCAGTTCTGGATCTGGGCCACGGTGCGCTTCGTGGCGGGCGCAGTGAGCGCGTGGACTTTCGTCTTCGCCTCACAGTGGGGCTTGCGGCGGCTCGCGCAACTGGGCGCGAACGAGTGGGGCGGCGTGATCTACACCGGTCCTGGCGTCGGCATCATCGCGACCGGGCTGTTCGTAAGCGCGGCAGGCGGTCTCGGCGCGCGCACGGGGTGGATCGGCTTCGGGCTGATCAGCGCGCTGCTCGCCGCGCTCGTCTGGTCGACGTTTGGCGAGGACATGCGTGCACTCGCGCCGCGCGCTGCCGCGAGCACGACGGCAAGCGTCGCGCACGAGGACCACGAAAGCCGCCGCACCGACGCGTTCTGGCTCGTGCTGCTCTACGGCGTGCCCGGCTTCGGCTACATCATCACGGCGACGTTCCTCCCTGTGATCGCGCGCCACGCGCTGCCCGGGTCGGCCTGGCCCGACCTGTTCTGGCCGATGTTCGGTGCGGCGCTGATCGCTGGCGCACTGCTGGCGGCGCGTTTGCCGCTGCACTGGGACAACCGCGTGATGTTGGCGGGCGCTTACGTGCTTCAGGCCGTGGGTATCGCGCTCGGCATTGTCTGGCCCAACGCTGCGGGTTTCTCGTTCGGCAGCGTGTTGATCGGTTTGCCGTTCACGGCGATCACGCTCTTCGCGATGCGCGAGGCGCGCCTTCTACGTGGCGAGCATGCAGCCGCCCTGATGGGCTACGCGACGGCTGCCTATGGCATCGGGCAGATCGCGGGGCCGCTCGTGGCCGCGCCGCTCGCGGCGTCGACGGGCTCGTTCTCGCCGTCGTTGTGGCTCGCGGCGGGTGCGCTTCTGGCCGGGGCGGCGGGGCTGGTGTGGCGGGTCCGGCATACGCGCGAGACGGCGCGCTAG
- a CDS encoding NUDIX domain-containing protein: MSDYQFCPRCATRLTERADPDHEGGRVRLACPDHACGYVHWNNPLPVVAAIVEYEGRILLARNAAWPEGMFALITGFLENGETPEEGIAREVLEETALRAESVELVGVYEFIRKNELIIAYHVKASGTIALSPELLEYRLVEPAKLRPWRAGTGQALGEWMRRRGLPFEFVERPGQ, translated from the coding sequence ATGAGCGACTACCAGTTTTGCCCGCGCTGCGCCACGCGCCTGACCGAGCGCGCCGATCCCGACCACGAAGGCGGCCGCGTGCGTCTCGCCTGCCCGGACCACGCCTGCGGCTACGTCCACTGGAACAACCCGCTGCCCGTCGTGGCGGCGATCGTCGAGTACGAGGGCCGCATTCTGCTCGCCCGCAACGCCGCCTGGCCCGAAGGCATGTTCGCGCTCATCACTGGCTTTCTCGAAAACGGCGAAACACCCGAAGAGGGCATCGCGCGCGAGGTGCTTGAAGAGACCGCATTGCGCGCCGAGAGCGTCGAACTGGTTGGCGTGTATGAGTTCATCCGCAAGAACGAGCTCATCATCGCGTATCACGTGAAGGCGTCGGGCACGATCGCGCTTTCGCCGGAGCTGCTCGAATACCGTCTCGTCGAGCCCGCGAAACTGCGGCCGTGGCGCGCGGGCACGGGCCAGGCGCTCGGCGAATGGATGCGCCGGCGCGGCCTGCCGTTCGAGTTCGTCGAGCGTCCGGGCCAGTGA
- a CDS encoding LysR substrate-binding domain-containing protein yields the protein MDLAELAIFRAVVRENGVTRAAAKLNRVQSNVTTRIKQLEDQLGTPLFTREGRRLILTPAGETLLPYAERLLALADEARHALKAGRPAGRLRLGTMESAAASRLPGLLAHYHQTWPEVTLELETGTTGTLIERLREYEIDAALIATPLDGLPDPEVFDVVPVYREELVMLTPRGHRPIRQPGDIALSTLVAFERGCAYRAYVERWYLEHGIRPSRVLELGSYHAIVACVAAGAGVAVAPRSVLELQRSADEVTMHSLGRLGQIDTLLAWRRGHFSPALGALKDALMEHAQRTGCAASPLAGEAAATAEGLHAI from the coding sequence ATGGATCTCGCCGAACTGGCGATTTTCCGGGCGGTCGTGCGGGAAAACGGCGTGACGCGGGCCGCCGCCAAGCTCAACCGCGTGCAGTCGAACGTGACCACGCGCATCAAGCAGCTCGAAGATCAGCTCGGCACGCCGCTCTTCACGCGCGAAGGCCGCCGCCTCATTCTCACGCCCGCTGGCGAAACCCTGCTGCCCTACGCCGAGCGTCTGCTGGCGCTCGCCGACGAAGCGCGCCATGCGTTGAAGGCCGGGCGCCCGGCGGGACGCCTGAGGCTCGGCACGATGGAGAGCGCTGCGGCAAGCCGACTGCCAGGCCTGCTTGCGCACTATCACCAGACGTGGCCCGAGGTCACGCTCGAACTGGAAACGGGCACAACTGGCACGCTGATCGAGCGTCTGCGCGAATACGAAATCGATGCCGCGCTGATCGCCACGCCGCTCGACGGCCTGCCGGACCCCGAGGTGTTCGACGTCGTGCCGGTCTATCGCGAGGAACTCGTGATGCTCACGCCGCGCGGCCACCGGCCAATCCGCCAGCCCGGCGACATCGCGCTCTCCACGCTCGTCGCGTTCGAGCGCGGCTGCGCGTATCGCGCCTATGTCGAGCGCTGGTATCTGGAGCACGGCATCCGGCCTTCACGCGTGCTGGAACTGGGCTCGTATCACGCGATCGTCGCGTGCGTGGCAGCAGGCGCGGGGGTGGCCGTCGCGCCGCGCTCGGTGCTCGAACTGCAACGCAGTGCCGACGAGGTCACCATGCATTCGCTTGGCCGGCTTGGCCAGATCGACACGCTGCTCGCCTGGCGGCGCGGCCACTTTTCGCCGGCGCTCGGCGCGTTGAAGGACGCGCTGATGGAGCATGCGCAACGCACAGGCTGTGCGGCGTCGCCATTAGCAGGCGAGGCTGCAGCCACGGCGGAAGGCCTTCACGCCATCTAA